The following coding sequences lie in one Carassius gibelio isolate Cgi1373 ecotype wild population from Czech Republic chromosome A17, carGib1.2-hapl.c, whole genome shotgun sequence genomic window:
- the LOC127933162 gene encoding von Willebrand factor A domain-containing protein 5A isoform X2 yields MVNCCGLVSEKNEPVPLKSISVELQVRDHVASVSSCLQYVNEEERPLEAVFVFPLPADAAVCHFSARIGEQEIVAEVQDKQSARDQYDDAVSSGQQAFLLEESEESSDVFKLSVGCLSPGQKASITIVYIIELSVQADDALRFCLPAVLNPRYTPAVSAAGVPEVSSASVIPYTLSLSVEVRSSDRISKLESSCPLDPLEFLDAQHTHATVNLTAGHRFDKDVELFLYYENSHQPSAVVEAGASAAPSGSLMGDPALMISLYPEFPADVMSSLASRGEFIFVVDRSGSMDCQMHHGNDAQMRIESARDTLLLLLKSLPMGCYFNIYGFGSHFESFFPQSVVYSEDTMEEALKRVKSMSADMGGTEILQPLKHIYSQPCYPDHPRQLFIFTDGEVWNTKEVLDLVKSHVYSHRCFSFGIGEGASTALITGMAREGSGHAQFITGTDRMQPKVMQSLRFALQPAVDNISVDWTVPEGVTVDMLSPSINTLFQGQRALIYAQIKGQSSGKKEGAVTVKYKLKDQPVTNQLQFTLQPTEDTGLTIHRLAARSVIRSLELEERAEGADAENVRKRIVELSVQAGVSSAHTAFIGINKDHNQTVKGPLLQRRVPVAHMLQMSMMQCQPMRTCALGFPSLFSGMVVQRARPMALQMDFDSTMHYSMASSNSMIECDDESDQTEAEPLKDPVLQLVSLQKATGCWELNASLAAVFGKTEDEVNNQKTAQVDGSVWATVLALIWLYAFKSDQQVEWQFVAMKAASWVRSQKHSLSQCVCDGNALLGCQVTEDMLGI; encoded by the exons TTCCTCTGAAGAGTATCTCGGTGGAGCTGCAGGTCCGGGATCACGTGGCCTCCGTCAGCTCCTGTCTGCAGTATGTGAACGAGGAGGAGCGTCCGCTGGAGGCCGTGTTCGTCTTCCCGCTGCCCGCCGACGCCGCGGTCTGTCACTTCAGCGCCAGGATCGGAGAGCAGGAGATTGTGGCCGAGGTGCAGGACAAACAGAGT GCGCGGGATCAGTATGATGATGCTGTGAGCTCGGGCCAGCAGGCGTTTCTGCTGGAAGAGAGCGAGGAGAGTTCAGATGTGTTCAAACTGAGTGTGGGCTGTTTGTCTCCGGGTCAGAAGGCCTCCATCACCATCGTCTACATCATCGAGCTCAGTGTCCAGGCCGATGACGCGCTGCGCTTCTGTCTGCCCGCTGTACTCAACCCACGATACACACCTGCAG TTTCAGCGGCTGGTGTTCCAGAAGTTTCCTCAGCATCAGTTATTCCTTACACTCTGTCTCTGAGTGTTGAAGTGAGATCTTCAGACCGTATCTCCAAACTCGAGTCCAGCTGCCCTCTGGATCCTCTGGAGTTCCTCGACGCGCAACACACTCACGCCacg gtgaatCTGACTGCTGGTCACCGGTTCGATAAGGATGTGGAGCTGTTTCTGTATTATGAAAATTCCCATCAGCCCTCTGCTGTCGTGGAGGCAGGAGCGTCTGCGGCTCCGTCAG GTTCTCTGATGGGCGACCCAGCGCTCATGATCAGTCTGTACCCAGAGTTCCCTGCAGATGTGATGTCATCACTGGCGTCTCGGGGCGAATTCATTTTTGTAGTTGACAGGTCAGGCAGTATGGACTGCCAGATGCATCATGGGAATGACGCACAGATGCGCATCGAAAGTGCAAGA GacacgctgctgctgctgctgaagagTTTGCCCATGGGATGCTACTTCAACATCTATGGATTCGGATCTCACTTTGAGTCCTTCTTTCC TCAGAGTGTTGTGTACAGCGAGGACACGATGGAAGAGGCTCTGAAGAGAGTGAAGAGCATGAGCGCAGACATGGGCGGCACAGAGATCCTACAGCCGCTTAAACACATCTACAGTCAGCCCTGTTACCCAGATCACCCTCGACAG cTGTTCATCTTCACTGATGGAGAGGTGTGGAACACTAAGGAGGTGCTGGATCTGGTGAAGAGTCACGTTTACTCTCACAG GTGTTTCTCCTTCGGGATCGGTGAGGGTGCGAGTACGGCTCTCATCACAGGAATGGCCAGAGAAGGTTCTGGTCACGCTCAGTTCATCACAGGCACTGACCGCATGCAGCCCAAA GTGATGCAGTCGCTCAGGTTTGCTCTCCAGCCGGCCGTGGATAATATCTCTGTGGACTGGACCGTTCCCGAGGGTGTGACGGTGGACATGCTGTCTCCATCCATCAATACTCTGTTCCAGGGTCAGAGAGCGCTCATCTACGCTCAGATTAAAGGACAG AGTTCAGGAAAGAAGGAAGGAGCTGTGACCGTGAAATACAAGCTGAAAGATCAACCTGTGACTAACCAGCTTCAGTTTACCTTACAACCAACGGAGGACAcagg ACTGACGATCCACCGGCTGGCAGCCCGGTCTGTGATCCGCTCTCTGGAGCTGGAGGAACGAGCCGAAGGAGCAGACGCAGAGAACGTCAGGAAAAGGATTGTGGAGCTCAGTGTTCAGGCAGGAGTGAGTAGCGCTCATACAGCCTTCATCGGCATTAATAAAGACCACAATCAGACTGTGAAAGGACCGCTGCTGCAGAGGAGAGTGCCAGTAGCAC ATATGCTTCAGATGTCTATGATGCAATGCCAACCTATGAGAACGTGTG CCCTGGGTTTTCCCTCTCTTTTCTCAGGAATGGTTGTCCAAAGGGCACGGC CAATGGCTCTTCAAATGGATTTTGATTCTACAATGC actattCCATGGCCTCGTCCAACTCAATGATTGAATGTGATGATGAGTCAGATCAGA CAGAAGCTGAGCCCCTGAAGGACCCTGTGCTCCAGCTGGTCTCTCTTCAGAAGGCCACGGGATGCTGGGAGCTCAACGCCTCATTGGCTGCTGTGTTTGGGAAGACAGAGGACGAAGTGAACAATCAGAAAACAGCACAG GTGGACGGGTCAGTGTGGGCCACCGTCCTCGCTCTCATCTGGTTATATGCATTTAAATCAGATCAGCAGGTGGAGTGGCAGTTTGTGGCCATGAAGGCGGCGTCATGGGTCCGCTCTCAGAAAC acagcctgtctcagtgtgtgtgtgatgggaacGCTCTGTTGGGGTGTCAGGTGACTGAAGACATGCTGGGAATCTGA
- the LOC127933162 gene encoding von Willebrand factor A domain-containing protein 5A isoform X1: MVNCCGLVSEKNEPVPLKSISVELQVRDHVASVSSCLQYVNEEERPLEAVFVFPLPADAAVCHFSARIGEQEIVAEVQDKQSARDQYDDAVSSGQQAFLLEESEESSDVFKLSVGCLSPGQKASITIVYIIELSVQADDALRFCLPAVLNPRYTPAVSAAGVPEVSSASVIPYTLSLSVEVRSSDRISKLESSCPLDPLEFLDAQHTHATVNLTAGHRFDKDVELFLYYENSHQPSAVVEAGASAAPSGSLMGDPALMISLYPEFPADVMSSLASRGEFIFVVDRSGSMDCQMHHGNDAQMRIESARDTLLLLLKSLPMGCYFNIYGFGSHFESFFPQSVVYSEDTMEEALKRVKSMSADMGGTEILQPLKHIYSQPCYPDHPRQLFIFTDGEVWNTKEVLDLVKSHVYSHRCFSFGIGEGASTALITGMAREGSGHAQFITGTDRMQPKVMQSLRFALQPAVDNISVDWTVPEGVTVDMLSPSINTLFQGQRALIYAQIKGQSSGKKEGAVTVKYKLKDQPVTNQLQFTLQPTEDTGLTIHRLAARSVIRSLELEERAEGADAENVRKRIVELSVQAGVSSAHTAFIGINKDHNQTVKGPLLQRRVPVAHMLQMSMMQCQPMRTCALGFPSLFSGMVVQRARPMALQMDFDSTMHYSMASSNSMIECDDESDQTEAEPLKDPVLQLVSLQKATGCWELNASLAAVFGKTEDEVNNQKTAQVDGSVWATVLALIWLYAFKSDQQVEWQFVAMKAASWVRSQKPDSLSQCVCDGNALLGCQVTEDMLGI, from the exons TTCCTCTGAAGAGTATCTCGGTGGAGCTGCAGGTCCGGGATCACGTGGCCTCCGTCAGCTCCTGTCTGCAGTATGTGAACGAGGAGGAGCGTCCGCTGGAGGCCGTGTTCGTCTTCCCGCTGCCCGCCGACGCCGCGGTCTGTCACTTCAGCGCCAGGATCGGAGAGCAGGAGATTGTGGCCGAGGTGCAGGACAAACAGAGT GCGCGGGATCAGTATGATGATGCTGTGAGCTCGGGCCAGCAGGCGTTTCTGCTGGAAGAGAGCGAGGAGAGTTCAGATGTGTTCAAACTGAGTGTGGGCTGTTTGTCTCCGGGTCAGAAGGCCTCCATCACCATCGTCTACATCATCGAGCTCAGTGTCCAGGCCGATGACGCGCTGCGCTTCTGTCTGCCCGCTGTACTCAACCCACGATACACACCTGCAG TTTCAGCGGCTGGTGTTCCAGAAGTTTCCTCAGCATCAGTTATTCCTTACACTCTGTCTCTGAGTGTTGAAGTGAGATCTTCAGACCGTATCTCCAAACTCGAGTCCAGCTGCCCTCTGGATCCTCTGGAGTTCCTCGACGCGCAACACACTCACGCCacg gtgaatCTGACTGCTGGTCACCGGTTCGATAAGGATGTGGAGCTGTTTCTGTATTATGAAAATTCCCATCAGCCCTCTGCTGTCGTGGAGGCAGGAGCGTCTGCGGCTCCGTCAG GTTCTCTGATGGGCGACCCAGCGCTCATGATCAGTCTGTACCCAGAGTTCCCTGCAGATGTGATGTCATCACTGGCGTCTCGGGGCGAATTCATTTTTGTAGTTGACAGGTCAGGCAGTATGGACTGCCAGATGCATCATGGGAATGACGCACAGATGCGCATCGAAAGTGCAAGA GacacgctgctgctgctgctgaagagTTTGCCCATGGGATGCTACTTCAACATCTATGGATTCGGATCTCACTTTGAGTCCTTCTTTCC TCAGAGTGTTGTGTACAGCGAGGACACGATGGAAGAGGCTCTGAAGAGAGTGAAGAGCATGAGCGCAGACATGGGCGGCACAGAGATCCTACAGCCGCTTAAACACATCTACAGTCAGCCCTGTTACCCAGATCACCCTCGACAG cTGTTCATCTTCACTGATGGAGAGGTGTGGAACACTAAGGAGGTGCTGGATCTGGTGAAGAGTCACGTTTACTCTCACAG GTGTTTCTCCTTCGGGATCGGTGAGGGTGCGAGTACGGCTCTCATCACAGGAATGGCCAGAGAAGGTTCTGGTCACGCTCAGTTCATCACAGGCACTGACCGCATGCAGCCCAAA GTGATGCAGTCGCTCAGGTTTGCTCTCCAGCCGGCCGTGGATAATATCTCTGTGGACTGGACCGTTCCCGAGGGTGTGACGGTGGACATGCTGTCTCCATCCATCAATACTCTGTTCCAGGGTCAGAGAGCGCTCATCTACGCTCAGATTAAAGGACAG AGTTCAGGAAAGAAGGAAGGAGCTGTGACCGTGAAATACAAGCTGAAAGATCAACCTGTGACTAACCAGCTTCAGTTTACCTTACAACCAACGGAGGACAcagg ACTGACGATCCACCGGCTGGCAGCCCGGTCTGTGATCCGCTCTCTGGAGCTGGAGGAACGAGCCGAAGGAGCAGACGCAGAGAACGTCAGGAAAAGGATTGTGGAGCTCAGTGTTCAGGCAGGAGTGAGTAGCGCTCATACAGCCTTCATCGGCATTAATAAAGACCACAATCAGACTGTGAAAGGACCGCTGCTGCAGAGGAGAGTGCCAGTAGCAC ATATGCTTCAGATGTCTATGATGCAATGCCAACCTATGAGAACGTGTG CCCTGGGTTTTCCCTCTCTTTTCTCAGGAATGGTTGTCCAAAGGGCACGGC CAATGGCTCTTCAAATGGATTTTGATTCTACAATGC actattCCATGGCCTCGTCCAACTCAATGATTGAATGTGATGATGAGTCAGATCAGA CAGAAGCTGAGCCCCTGAAGGACCCTGTGCTCCAGCTGGTCTCTCTTCAGAAGGCCACGGGATGCTGGGAGCTCAACGCCTCATTGGCTGCTGTGTTTGGGAAGACAGAGGACGAAGTGAACAATCAGAAAACAGCACAG GTGGACGGGTCAGTGTGGGCCACCGTCCTCGCTCTCATCTGGTTATATGCATTTAAATCAGATCAGCAGGTGGAGTGGCAGTTTGTGGCCATGAAGGCGGCGTCATGGGTCCGCTCTCAGAAAC cagacagcctgtctcagtgtgtgtgtgatgggaacGCTCTGTTGGGGTGTCAGGTGACTGAAGACATGCTGGGAATCTGA